One part of the Bacillus sp. FJAT-27916 genome encodes these proteins:
- a CDS encoding Bax inhibitor-1/YccA family protein → MSTYIESNRYTLPKVLRTFTLSLAVSLLGFIVGNFVPPALFLPIMILEFVMLIAAFFVRRRKMLSYGFLYAFTFISGITLFPIVTSYLITIGAKPVLMSLAATVAIFGGLSLYASTTKRDFSFLGGFLTAALLALIVIGIFNLFSPLSSTATLVYSFIGILVFSGYVIFDVNRMKQYGVSDEAVPLMALNLYLDFVNLFIYILQFIGVLSSRD, encoded by the coding sequence ATGAGTACATATATTGAATCAAATCGGTATACTCTTCCAAAAGTACTTCGTACATTTACACTGTCATTGGCTGTTTCTTTGTTAGGATTTATCGTCGGGAATTTTGTTCCGCCCGCCTTATTCCTGCCAATCATGATTTTAGAGTTCGTTATGCTAATCGCGGCTTTCTTTGTCCGAAGAAGAAAAATGCTTTCATACGGATTTTTATATGCCTTTACCTTTATTTCAGGAATCACCCTGTTTCCGATCGTCACTAGCTATTTAATCACGATTGGAGCAAAGCCTGTTCTCATGAGTCTTGCTGCTACTGTTGCCATTTTCGGAGGACTTTCCTTATATGCTTCAACAACAAAACGGGATTTCTCCTTTTTGGGAGGCTTTCTAACTGCTGCTTTGCTAGCACTTATTGTTATCGGCATTTTCAACTTGTTTTCACCCTTATCCTCAACAGCGACTCTTGTTTATTCCTTTATCGGCATTCTTGTGTTCAGCGGTTATGTCATTTTTGACGTAAACAGGATGAAGCAATATGGGGTATCAGATGAGGCTGTGCCATTAATGGCGTTAAATCTATATCTGGACTTCGTCAACTTGTTTATATACATCCTTCAGTTTATTGGAGTGCTCTCTTCAAGAGATTAA
- a CDS encoding YhaN family protein — MRFDRLEIEAFGHFTNYSIPFDQGHSFHVLYGNNEAGKSTLLRSITQLLYGIPHNSKDSFLHPNTKLRIGGTISNAAGDTIKFYRRKGKTKTLLDENGEAIPDNSLVPYINVLSEDTFRSMFALNHETLREGGEALLASNGHVGESLFAAASGINAIKQVMGQLDSASKELYKAGGSKPPINELIRKEKELTKKANESLMLARRWKELEKEYTDGKAVISELREKQAQVSARINKLEKLRKASPKLAERKLLLDKLAPYESIPTLPHDCSLQRRELSKIIRSCAETAQTAKAEADNLKEKLAQLSVDENILKEESVIQSLNGDIGAYEKEKRDYENLKERAEVCRKQLDDLLQNMGFMSMEAVEMENLRIQPARKEKIRSLHENHRILKSSISELRLRITAMEEVVSLKKQEWENYGELHSLDDLQAALAAAHDEGKLEDRIAELQAELKDMQDSIDEQLKTLPLWNGGRTEFAGLHIPILEETIEQFMKEEKTYKEDVLAWKQKFVTEEELLSSARAALRDLEASTVIPTEENLKKARRNRDESWKLVRRTLDGQKLTEAEIARYAGENKLTDIYESQLEKADELADVMRHESAKVGMKQKYLNDIDEAVNRMEGYKRKLEHLDDVGRQLYGKWNALWQENGITPLSPQEMKAWMSKYREIKYLLSQCQKKEHACSKLNEQSQLLKKRLYDALASVTKLNVSYQDYSLARWIKEATVFKDKESARSLEKQALESDWKNKRIALLEMENELKEKNRQYVDWKDEWAEAVCPIQLDGTCPTDTALERVERYDRCVKLYDEWIELSARMNASRMFVQDFEQKIGYLLDQVNWPKQGNIQSLVYKLADELKKQLQNKRDKEDWNRQLEECLAGYETASQKQQAAEESLCGLLSLAGVQTVDELQAVEEQYAAKQDLTRRINELDLVLQEIAGSGSIDELEQEIAEQDMEHLEGHLTELELEQKELDENCSAAYQSFGVCKKEYEEKIHGSSVTSVMATEERESVIADLSALCEQYVEKRLAVMILQKGIEYYRAQNQNPILTRASTLFARLTEYSFEGLTVDYNEKDEEVLLGIRNGEKIGIDAMSDGTMDQLYLALRVASIEKYCEDNEPVPFIVDDILVHFDNKRSKVTLEVLAELSKATQIIFFTHHAHLVELIEDTLNETDYQFIEINKEAVMQG; from the coding sequence ATGAGGTTTGACAGGCTAGAAATTGAGGCCTTTGGGCATTTTACGAATTATTCGATCCCGTTTGATCAAGGACATTCCTTTCATGTGTTATACGGCAATAATGAAGCAGGGAAAAGTACCTTGCTGCGCTCGATTACCCAGCTTTTATACGGCATTCCTCACAATTCTAAGGATTCTTTCCTGCATCCGAATACAAAGCTTCGTATAGGAGGAACCATTTCGAATGCAGCAGGGGATACGATCAAGTTCTATCGGAGAAAAGGGAAGACAAAGACCCTTCTAGATGAGAATGGAGAAGCAATTCCAGATAACTCATTGGTACCGTATATCAATGTCTTATCAGAAGATACCTTTCGTTCTATGTTCGCCTTGAATCATGAAACCTTGCGTGAAGGCGGAGAAGCCTTGCTTGCGAGTAATGGGCATGTTGGTGAGAGTCTTTTTGCTGCTGCATCCGGCATCAATGCAATTAAACAAGTTATGGGGCAGCTAGACTCAGCCAGCAAGGAACTTTATAAGGCAGGTGGGTCAAAACCGCCGATTAATGAACTAATTCGTAAGGAAAAGGAATTAACGAAGAAAGCCAATGAATCTCTCATGCTGGCAAGGCGATGGAAGGAATTGGAGAAGGAATACACAGATGGAAAGGCTGTTATTTCAGAATTGAGGGAGAAACAGGCTCAAGTTTCCGCTCGAATTAATAAGCTTGAGAAGCTGCGCAAAGCTTCACCTAAGCTTGCTGAAAGAAAGCTATTATTGGACAAATTAGCCCCCTATGAATCGATTCCAACTCTTCCTCATGATTGTTCCCTCCAAAGGAGAGAACTATCCAAAATCATTCGCTCTTGTGCAGAAACGGCACAAACAGCAAAGGCAGAAGCGGATAACCTAAAGGAAAAGCTGGCCCAGCTTTCAGTTGATGAGAACATATTGAAAGAAGAATCCGTTATCCAATCCTTAAACGGTGATATTGGTGCCTATGAGAAAGAAAAACGTGATTATGAGAATCTGAAAGAGCGGGCTGAAGTCTGCCGAAAACAATTAGATGATCTCCTTCAGAATATGGGCTTTATGAGCATGGAGGCTGTAGAAATGGAAAATCTTCGAATTCAGCCTGCACGTAAAGAGAAAATTCGTTCCCTGCATGAAAACCATCGAATCCTAAAAAGTTCTATTTCTGAGCTGCGCCTGCGGATTACGGCAATGGAAGAAGTTGTTTCTTTGAAGAAACAGGAATGGGAGAATTATGGCGAGCTTCATTCACTTGATGATTTACAAGCTGCATTAGCGGCTGCTCATGATGAAGGGAAACTTGAGGATAGGATTGCTGAATTGCAAGCTGAATTAAAAGATATGCAGGATTCCATTGATGAGCAATTAAAGACTTTGCCGCTCTGGAACGGAGGAAGGACGGAATTTGCCGGACTTCATATACCAATCTTAGAAGAGACGATTGAGCAATTCATGAAAGAAGAGAAGACATACAAGGAAGATGTTCTTGCTTGGAAACAAAAGTTTGTTACGGAGGAAGAATTGCTTTCCTCCGCCCGTGCTGCTCTCCGTGATCTTGAAGCGAGTACAGTTATCCCAACAGAGGAAAACCTAAAGAAAGCAAGACGAAATCGGGATGAGAGTTGGAAACTGGTTCGCCGTACATTAGATGGTCAGAAGTTGACGGAAGCGGAAATTGCCCGTTATGCAGGAGAAAACAAGCTTACCGACATTTATGAATCCCAATTAGAAAAAGCGGATGAATTGGCAGATGTTATGAGACATGAGTCTGCGAAGGTGGGCATGAAGCAGAAATACTTGAATGATATAGATGAAGCAGTAAACCGTATGGAAGGGTACAAACGTAAGCTGGAACACCTAGATGATGTGGGCCGTCAATTATATGGCAAATGGAATGCACTTTGGCAAGAGAATGGGATTACGCCCCTTTCTCCGCAAGAAATGAAGGCATGGATGTCTAAGTATAGAGAAATAAAGTATTTGCTTTCACAATGCCAAAAGAAAGAGCATGCCTGCAGCAAGCTGAACGAGCAGAGTCAACTGCTGAAGAAAAGGCTGTATGATGCGTTGGCATCTGTTACTAAGTTGAATGTATCCTATCAAGATTACTCATTGGCCCGCTGGATAAAGGAAGCGACTGTCTTTAAGGATAAAGAATCAGCCCGCAGCCTTGAAAAACAGGCATTGGAATCTGATTGGAAGAATAAGCGAATAGCTCTTCTCGAGATGGAGAATGAATTGAAAGAGAAGAATCGCCAATACGTAGACTGGAAGGATGAGTGGGCGGAAGCGGTATGTCCCATTCAACTTGATGGGACGTGTCCAACGGATACGGCTCTTGAAAGAGTCGAACGTTATGACCGGTGTGTAAAGCTTTATGATGAATGGATTGAACTGAGTGCGAGAATGAATGCGAGCAGAATGTTTGTCCAAGATTTTGAACAGAAAATCGGCTATCTTCTTGATCAGGTAAACTGGCCGAAACAAGGCAATATTCAATCGTTGGTTTATAAGCTGGCGGATGAATTAAAGAAGCAGCTGCAGAATAAACGTGATAAAGAGGATTGGAATCGTCAGTTAGAGGAGTGCTTGGCTGGGTATGAAACAGCCTCTCAGAAGCAGCAAGCAGCTGAAGAATCGCTATGTGGCCTACTCTCACTTGCCGGTGTTCAGACAGTGGATGAATTACAGGCTGTGGAGGAGCAATATGCAGCTAAGCAAGATTTAACGAGAAGGATCAATGAGCTCGATCTCGTTCTTCAGGAAATAGCAGGAAGCGGGTCCATTGATGAACTTGAGCAGGAGATTGCAGAGCAAGATATGGAGCATCTTGAAGGGCACTTGACAGAATTGGAGCTTGAGCAAAAGGAGCTCGATGAAAACTGTTCTGCTGCCTACCAATCATTTGGGGTTTGTAAGAAAGAGTATGAAGAGAAGATTCACGGAAGTTCAGTTACGTCTGTTATGGCGACTGAAGAAAGGGAATCAGTGATAGCAGACCTTTCAGCCCTTTGTGAGCAATACGTCGAAAAGAGACTAGCTGTTATGATCTTGCAAAAGGGAATAGAATATTATCGAGCACAGAATCAAAATCCTATTTTAACGAGGGCTTCAACATTGTTTGCCCGCCTGACAGAGTATAGCTTTGAAGGACTTACCGTTGATTATAATGAGAAGGATGAGGAAGTTCTTCTTGGAATCAGGAATGGAGAGAAAATTGGGATTGATGCAATGAGCGATGGTACAATGGATCAGCTGTACCTGGCTTTGCGTGTTGCGAGCATCGAGAAATATTGTGAGGACAACGAACCGGTTCCGTTTATTGTGGATGATATTCTCGTTCATTTTGACAATAAACGCTCTAAGGTTACACTCGAGGTCCTGGCAGAATTATCAAAAGCAACACAAATCATCTTCTTTACTCATCATGCCCATTTAGTCGAACTGATAGAAGATACTTTAAACGAAACAGATTATCAGTTCATAGAAATTAATAAGGAAGCTGTCATGCAAGGATAA
- a CDS encoding metallophosphoesterase family protein: MDFTFIHAADIHLDSPLKGLSRYEGAPVGRLRSATREAFTNLVDLAIERQVDFIIIAGDLYDGDWKDYNTGLYFASEMARLQKEQIPVFMIKGNHDAASVITKEIKLPDNVHMFDVKKCGSVKLDDIGVVIHGQGFSTRAVLDNLVKGYPNSVDGYYNIGILHTSAGGREGHENYAPCSIEDMKGKGYDYWALGHIHKREYLSEKEPVILFPGNIQSRHSKETGPKGCTLVEVEGGTLKDMTHMPLDVLRWEVIDADLTGVTQYEEWMAQIEQEIEKAYDLADGRMLALRFILNGQTPLHFELASDRDRVLNDLRSMAFSIGNGDIWIEKVKLKTTALNSLSEASNSTPVTGILEWLDDMSYEEMLQEIKEEFQSLHNALPMDLKRGDEPVIPDTADALREKIQAAKDIINEGLLMDRGKHS, translated from the coding sequence ATGGATTTCACATTTATTCATGCCGCCGATATTCATTTGGACAGTCCATTAAAAGGGTTGTCTCGATATGAAGGCGCTCCGGTTGGACGATTACGAAGCGCCACCCGTGAAGCCTTTACCAATCTCGTTGATTTAGCCATTGAAAGGCAAGTGGATTTTATCATCATTGCAGGAGATCTGTATGATGGTGATTGGAAGGACTATAATACGGGATTATACTTTGCCAGTGAAATGGCACGGCTTCAAAAAGAGCAGATTCCCGTGTTCATGATCAAAGGAAACCATGATGCGGCAAGTGTAATCACGAAGGAAATTAAGCTGCCTGACAATGTTCATATGTTTGATGTGAAGAAATGCGGAAGCGTGAAGCTGGATGATATCGGCGTGGTCATCCATGGTCAAGGATTCAGCACGAGAGCGGTTCTTGATAATTTGGTCAAAGGATATCCCAATAGTGTGGATGGCTATTACAATATCGGCATTCTTCATACTTCTGCCGGCGGGCGGGAAGGGCATGAAAACTATGCTCCCTGCTCGATTGAGGATATGAAAGGAAAAGGGTACGATTATTGGGCACTTGGCCATATTCATAAGAGAGAATATCTGAGTGAGAAAGAGCCAGTTATCTTATTTCCTGGTAATATTCAAAGCCGACATAGTAAAGAAACGGGTCCGAAAGGCTGTACACTTGTTGAGGTCGAGGGCGGTACATTAAAAGATATGACTCATATGCCTCTTGATGTTCTCAGATGGGAGGTAATTGATGCGGATTTAACTGGAGTCACTCAGTATGAAGAGTGGATGGCACAAATCGAGCAAGAAATCGAAAAGGCCTATGATTTGGCGGATGGAAGGATGCTCGCTCTCCGCTTTATTCTGAATGGACAAACCCCTCTCCATTTTGAGCTGGCAAGTGATAGGGACAGGGTTCTGAATGATTTGCGTTCAATGGCTTTTTCAATTGGAAACGGAGATATATGGATAGAAAAGGTCAAGCTCAAGACAACTGCGTTGAATTCATTATCAGAAGCGTCCAATTCAACTCCGGTTACAGGAATATTGGAGTGGCTTGATGACATGTCATATGAAGAGATGCTTCAAGAAATCAAGGAGGAATTTCAATCGCTTCATAATGCGCTTCCTATGGACCTGAAACGCGGCGATGAGCCCGTTATACCAGATACGGCAGATGCTTTGAGAGAAAAAATTCAAGCAGCTAAAGATATCATTAATGAAGGATTGCTTATGGACAGGGGGAAACATTCATGA
- a CDS encoding DUF485 domain-containing protein: MGEKKPTYKEEGSRTNYSAIVQSADFQKLLQIKKRFIIPFTLFFLVFYFALPLMTSYSTVLNQSFYGSITWAWVFAFGQFIMTWALCMIYSKKAGQFDILTDKILQMRKGETSK; the protein is encoded by the coding sequence ATGGGAGAAAAGAAACCGACTTATAAGGAGGAGGGCAGCCGAACGAATTATTCGGCTATTGTTCAATCAGCTGATTTCCAGAAACTGCTGCAAATTAAAAAACGGTTCATCATTCCTTTCACATTGTTTTTCTTAGTCTTTTACTTCGCATTGCCGCTTATGACCTCTTATTCCACTGTTCTTAATCAATCGTTTTATGGAAGCATTACATGGGCGTGGGTATTTGCTTTTGGACAATTTATCATGACATGGGCTTTATGTATGATTTACTCCAAAAAGGCTGGACAATTTGACATACTTACGGATAAGATTCTTCAGATGAGAAAAGGAGAGACGTCCAAATGA
- a CDS encoding formate/nitrite transporter family protein, giving the protein MEEQGLKYFVALAHKKKRLLDHYPLHYFIRAMLAGIFVGFLIVTCFRTGEYFRVADSPFAYLFPALFFGIALILITYGGAELFTGNTSYFTVAYMRNEVQLRDIGRNWVACYLGNAAGAIFLAILFYFTGIFSHIPNDHLLHEIVSYKMHGSVTALFFKGILCNWLVCLAVFLPTQVKGDGAKMAMMVLVVFLFFSSGFEHSIANLSLFSIALISPHPDTISIGAAIYNLIPVTIGNIVGGAVFVGMLYQFLSKSATKLSLEDNLNRVDEIAEKAK; this is encoded by the coding sequence ATGGAAGAACAAGGTCTGAAGTATTTTGTGGCGCTTGCCCACAAGAAGAAAAGACTATTGGATCATTATCCACTTCATTATTTTATTCGAGCTATGCTGGCAGGTATCTTTGTCGGATTCCTAATTGTCACATGCTTCCGTACAGGTGAATACTTCCGTGTGGCTGATTCGCCATTCGCTTACCTTTTCCCGGCATTATTCTTTGGTATCGCCTTGATTTTGATTACATATGGCGGTGCTGAATTATTTACGGGCAATACTTCCTATTTCACAGTTGCTTATATGCGTAATGAGGTTCAATTACGTGATATTGGACGAAACTGGGTTGCTTGTTATTTAGGGAATGCAGCTGGAGCTATTTTCTTAGCCATTCTCTTTTATTTCACCGGTATTTTCAGCCATATTCCAAACGATCATTTATTACATGAGATTGTTTCTTATAAAATGCACGGATCCGTTACGGCCCTTTTCTTCAAAGGAATTCTTTGTAACTGGCTCGTATGTTTAGCGGTATTCTTGCCAACGCAAGTGAAAGGCGATGGAGCAAAAATGGCGATGATGGTTCTTGTCGTATTCTTGTTCTTCAGCTCCGGTTTTGAGCACAGTATCGCAAACCTTTCTTTATTCTCTATCGCGTTGATTTCTCCACACCCTGATACAATCTCCATTGGGGCAGCCATTTATAATCTGATTCCAGTAACAATCGGCAACATTGTCGGCGGCGCTGTCTTCGTTGGTATGCTGTATCAATTCTTAAGCAAATCTGCTACAAAATTAAGCTTAGAGGATAATCTTAATCGCGTAGATGAAATCGCAGAAAAAGCAAAATAA
- a CDS encoding MFS transporter — protein sequence MSFNSDQSKVSIWCLASIAAVPLIMTLGNSMLIPVLPILEKKVSISSFQSSLIITSYSVASILLIPIAGYLSDRFGRKMILLPSLAITFIGGLVSGFASWKMSDPYMVIIIGRIIQGIGSAGAFPIILPLVGDLYKDDDEASACLGIVETSNTFGKVLSPILGAALALWIWYIPFFSISVFSLISFLMVLFFIKVPKKKDEPPKLKDFLQQVKKIFHTDGRWLYSVFITGAFIMLILFAVQFYLSNILESKYDIHNIKKGFILAIPLFFLCIASFITGKKIKDNIKAMKILIIISLVISCVSICFTSHIDNLYLLIGVLSIFGAGLGAILPSLDALITENIEKEQRGTITSFYSSARFFGVAAGPPLMSYFLKENESYLFYSFSILSVLLIILIAKCINAESPA from the coding sequence ATGAGTTTTAATTCTGATCAGTCAAAAGTGAGCATATGGTGCCTGGCCAGCATTGCTGCTGTTCCGCTCATTATGACACTAGGTAATTCCATGCTAATTCCTGTTCTGCCCATATTGGAGAAAAAGGTTTCCATATCCTCCTTCCAATCGAGCCTGATCATCACAAGTTATTCGGTGGCCTCAATATTGCTTATCCCGATTGCAGGATACTTATCGGATCGATTTGGGCGTAAGATGATTTTACTTCCCAGCCTTGCCATCACATTTATCGGAGGACTCGTATCCGGTTTTGCCTCCTGGAAAATGAGTGATCCCTATATGGTGATTATCATCGGCAGAATCATCCAAGGAATTGGTTCAGCCGGCGCTTTTCCAATCATCCTTCCACTTGTGGGTGATTTGTATAAGGACGATGATGAAGCAAGCGCCTGCTTAGGAATTGTGGAGACATCCAATACATTTGGCAAAGTATTGAGCCCGATTCTTGGCGCAGCCCTTGCCCTGTGGATATGGTATATCCCCTTCTTTTCTATTTCTGTCTTCAGTTTAATTAGTTTTTTGATGGTTCTATTCTTTATTAAAGTTCCAAAAAAGAAGGATGAGCCTCCTAAGCTCAAAGATTTTTTACAGCAGGTTAAAAAGATTTTTCATACCGATGGAAGATGGCTCTATAGTGTGTTCATTACCGGTGCCTTTATCATGTTGATTTTGTTTGCAGTACAGTTCTATTTATCAAATATCCTTGAATCTAAATATGATATCCATAACATTAAAAAGGGATTTATTTTAGCCATTCCTTTGTTCTTTTTATGTATAGCCTCATTTATCACAGGAAAGAAGATCAAGGATAATATTAAAGCCATGAAGATATTGATTATCATTTCCTTGGTGATTTCCTGTGTTTCCATTTGTTTCACCTCTCATATCGATAATCTCTATTTACTTATAGGCGTTTTATCCATATTTGGAGCAGGGCTTGGAGCGATTCTTCCCTCATTGGATGCCCTTATTACCGAAAATATTGAAAAGGAACAAAGGGGAACGATTACTTCCTTCTATAGTTCCGCCCGTTTTTTCGGGGTTGCTGCTGGACCTCCCCTTATGTCCTATTTCTTGAAAGAAAATGAATCCTATCTTTTCTATTCATTCAGTATCCTATCTGTTCTGCTTATCATTCTTATCGCCAAATGCATTAATGCAGAATCACCTGCATAA
- a CDS encoding solute symporter family protein, which translates to MNVAAFTMFLGIVFITLLITYWASKRTSNASEFYTAGSGLTGWQNGLAIAGDYMSAASFLGIAGSIALAGFDGFFYSIGFLVAYLVVLYLVAEPLRNLGKYTLADMLAARFDTKKIRGFAAFNTMAISIFYMIAQLVGAGALIKLLLGIEYTTSVLIVGTLMTIYVIFGGMHATSWVQIVKALLLMTGTFIISIIVLAKFNYSIPYMFESMRSATPLKEAFLNPGVKYTEGLDTLSLTMGLVLGTAGLPHILVRFFTVKDAKAARSSVVVATWIIGAFYVMTIFLGFGAAAFVGTTDIVAANAAGNMAAPLLAQALGGNMLFAFVSAVAFATILAVVAGLVLTGASAFAHDFYNEILRKGKANEKEQVKMARYASIGVSVISILLALVAQNLNVAFLVSLAFAVAASANLPVILFTIYWKKFNTTGAISAMVVGLISSVGLVLISPNVFSPDGSAILTGEALFPLTTPGLVSIPLGFIAGYIGTILSRQKVDEAKYDEILVKSNTGMDTIHRM; encoded by the coding sequence ATGAATGTAGCTGCCTTTACAATGTTTCTTGGGATTGTTTTCATTACACTATTGATCACTTATTGGGCATCCAAACGAACGAGCAATGCAAGTGAATTTTATACAGCGGGAAGTGGTCTGACCGGTTGGCAGAATGGTCTGGCCATTGCTGGGGATTATATGTCAGCTGCATCATTCCTAGGAATTGCCGGTTCAATCGCTCTTGCTGGGTTTGATGGGTTCTTTTACAGCATTGGCTTTTTGGTTGCTTATCTAGTTGTTCTATATTTAGTGGCGGAGCCTCTTCGAAATCTTGGTAAATATACGTTGGCAGATATGCTGGCAGCACGCTTTGATACGAAGAAAATTAGAGGGTTTGCAGCCTTTAATACAATGGCAATTTCTATTTTTTATATGATCGCTCAATTGGTTGGCGCAGGAGCACTTATAAAATTATTATTAGGGATTGAATATACAACCTCCGTTTTAATTGTCGGCACCTTGATGACTATATATGTTATCTTTGGCGGTATGCATGCGACAAGCTGGGTCCAAATCGTCAAGGCACTTCTCTTGATGACGGGGACATTTATCATTTCGATTATCGTCCTGGCAAAGTTTAATTACAGCATCCCTTATATGTTTGAATCAATGAGATCAGCGACTCCGCTGAAGGAGGCTTTCTTAAATCCTGGAGTTAAATATACGGAGGGGCTTGATACACTCTCGCTAACAATGGGCCTTGTATTAGGTACAGCTGGGCTCCCGCACATTTTGGTCCGATTCTTCACGGTGAAGGATGCCAAGGCAGCGAGAAGCTCAGTCGTTGTGGCAACTTGGATTATTGGAGCCTTTTATGTCATGACCATATTCTTGGGCTTTGGGGCAGCCGCCTTTGTTGGCACGACTGATATCGTTGCAGCGAATGCAGCAGGTAATATGGCTGCGCCGCTTCTCGCACAGGCATTGGGCGGAAATATGCTATTTGCCTTCGTCTCTGCTGTTGCCTTTGCAACAATCCTTGCTGTTGTAGCTGGATTGGTTCTAACCGGTGCATCAGCGTTTGCCCATGATTTCTATAATGAAATCCTTCGTAAAGGTAAAGCGAACGAAAAGGAACAAGTCAAGATGGCGCGCTATGCATCTATTGGGGTATCTGTCATTTCCATTTTGCTGGCTTTAGTAGCTCAAAACTTGAATGTTGCTTTCCTTGTCTCTCTTGCCTTCGCTGTCGCAGCGAGTGCTAATTTGCCGGTCATCCTCTTTACGATCTACTGGAAGAAGTTCAACACAACTGGTGCAATCAGTGCCATGGTTGTCGGGTTAATTTCCTCCGTAGGACTGGTGCTGATTAGTCCGAACGTCTTTAGTCCGGATGGTTCAGCTATTCTGACTGGGGAAGCACTATTTCCATTGACGACGCCTGGACTTGTATCCATTCCGCTAGGATTTATTGCTGGCTATATTGGAACAATCTTATCAAGGCAGAAGGTGGATGAAGCGAAGTATGATGAAATTTTGGTTAAATCCAATACGGGAATGGATACCATTCACCGCATGTGA
- a CDS encoding NADP-dependent oxidoreductase, which produces MKAVVIEEYGGLNELKEKVIDKPIPLDNQVLVEVKAASVNPIDWKLREGYLQDRYDFEFPIILGWDVAGVVADVGKHVQGFEIGDRVFARPELTRLGTYAEYTVVDDLLLAKIPDNLSFDEAASIPLAGLTAYQALFDALEIMEGQKVLIHAGAGGVGTYAIQLAKLKGAYVATTASKKNHGYLTSLGADQCIDYKTESFEEILSEYDAVFDTVGGQTLLNSMKVLRKGGKIVSIVEPPSEQKAGQYGIREQFLWLIPRGDQLQELASLLGEGRLKPAPLETFPFSEKGVRNAQELSESGHTRGKIVIKMG; this is translated from the coding sequence ATGAAAGCCGTTGTAATCGAGGAATACGGCGGATTAAACGAACTGAAGGAAAAAGTCATTGATAAACCAATCCCCCTAGATAATCAAGTTCTTGTGGAAGTAAAAGCTGCTTCAGTTAACCCTATTGACTGGAAACTCAGAGAAGGCTATCTGCAGGACCGTTATGATTTTGAATTTCCCATCATACTTGGCTGGGATGTTGCAGGTGTAGTAGCCGATGTTGGAAAGCATGTTCAAGGCTTTGAAATAGGCGACCGTGTTTTTGCACGGCCAGAGCTGACCCGTCTCGGTACATATGCCGAATATACCGTAGTGGATGACTTATTGCTCGCAAAGATTCCCGATAATCTATCCTTTGACGAGGCTGCCTCTATTCCTTTAGCCGGTTTGACAGCCTATCAGGCTTTATTTGATGCGCTCGAAATCATGGAGGGACAAAAAGTCTTGATTCACGCTGGGGCGGGCGGTGTTGGCACCTACGCAATCCAACTGGCGAAACTAAAAGGAGCTTATGTCGCCACAACAGCGAGCAAGAAAAATCATGGCTACTTAACCTCATTAGGGGCTGACCAATGCATTGACTATAAGACAGAATCATTCGAAGAAATCTTAAGTGAGTATGACGCTGTATTTGATACGGTAGGTGGGCAGACCCTTCTAAATAGCATGAAAGTTCTCCGTAAAGGCGGAAAAATTGTTTCCATCGTGGAACCTCCCTCTGAACAAAAGGCTGGCCAATATGGGATTAGAGAGCAATTCCTCTGGCTTATCCCGAGAGGAGACCAGTTGCAGGAGCTTGCCTCCCTTTTAGGGGAAGGACGATTGAAGCCCGCTCCGCTTGAAACCTTTCCTTTCTCCGAAAAAGGAGTCAGAAATGCCCAAGAGCTCAGTGAATCCGGCCATACAAGGGGCAAGATTGTCATCAAGATGGGCTAG